A region of the Falco peregrinus isolate bFalPer1 chromosome 19, bFalPer1.pri, whole genome shotgun sequence genome:
CCAGATCATTGTCAATTTGCTAATTGAGTTTGGGTCGATGCCAATGGCTGCCTGATTTGTGCACACTCAATTGTCGTGGTTTTAGTGAGGATTTTAATTGATTATAAATTTGCTGGCGTGATGGCCGGTAGCAAGCCTCGTGTCGAAGCTGCAGAATGACTGTTCTTGCCACGTGGTgaccagcatccccaggctgctgcttgggggtggggtgggggttagAACAGCCtcccccagcagtgctgctgtcctgggtgccccctccctgccccaacTCAGCCTTGTGCTGGCTCTCCCCTGGGATGCTGTTTCCTCGCTGCCAGAaagtgggtgctgctggaggagggtTTGCTAGAGCCCAGGGGGTGCCGGAATGAGCCCCCACCATCCTGGGGACAAAGCAGATGTGGGGACAAAAGCCATCCCGGACTCCAAAGCCAGCAGACCAGGAGGGAGGGAACAACAACCAGGCACTGGGAAGAGTCTCTGATTTATTAAAAGGCACTTAAATTCGTACAAAAGAGATGCAGGGCTtcccggcagccccagccccgcgtTGCGGCAGAGCCATGGGCATGGAAGATCATCCAGGGGTCCCCAGGGACAGGCGGGGTGCccagggatggggggggtggggggctcctGGCACCCCGAAGACATCCCTGAGACCAACCCAACCATCACCAAAGGACCAAGGGCTGGTGGAACGGTGGCGAGGGTGCGCTGTGGCGGCACGGACAGGAGGTGCCCTCCCAGGGCCCCAGTCCTGCCGGGAGCAGGTAGCCCTTAGCCGAGGGGGACAGCAGTGCCACGGTGGCACCTGGAGCTTGGTGCCTGCGGCTGGTCCACGCTGGAACAGACTGGCAGGGGTTGGGGGGATCCTTCATGGTGTGGGCTCCTTCCTCGGGGCGCAGCGGGGCCCCCTCAGGCGTGCAGGGGTCTGTAGGGCTTGTCCTGGCCCGGCGGGTACCGCCAGAAGAGCCAGAAACGCACAACGCTGGTGACGATCCCCGGCACATTCGGGACCTGCAGGAGGACGTGGCAGGGGGCGCAGGGGGTGGGTCCACCCAGCTCATGGCACTGCTGCCCTCCCCCACCACCGTTCCACCAGCCCTGCGTTGCTGGGGGAGATTTATTGGCCTTATACCATctaattaattaaaatcaatacTCATCTCGCTGAGCCTAGTCACAGGCTCTGCTGTGTGACACACACGACGCCGGATGGGGGTCGGCCCGGTGCCAAGCGCTAGGCTGAACACCACGGGGTGGGGAACGGGATGGCATGGGATGGGATGGCACGGGATAGTGCGGGATGGCACAGGATAGgacaggatgggatggggtaagacaggatgggatgggatgggatgggatgggatgggatgggatgggatgggatgggatagAACAGGATGGGATGGCATGGGGTGGATGGTTCAGGATGGGATGGATGGGATAGGATAGCATGGGACGGatgggaggggatgggatgggatagAACATGACAGGATGGCATGAGATGGCATGGGGTAGGccaggatgggatgggagggGATAGAATGGGATGGGATAGCATGGAACAGGATGGGATAAAACAGGATGGCATGGGACAGGATGGGATAGCATGGGATGGCATGGGACAGGATAGGATGGGAAAgcatgggatgggatggaatAGAATGGGATGAGATAACACGGGATAgcacaggacaggacaggagaaCGTCCCTTGGTCACCCGCCGCCCCAACCCACCGTGATGTAGGGGTCGTGGAGCTGCAGGCCGTAGAGCGTCCAGCTGGTGGAGGCCAGGAAGGTGGTGACAGTCAGTGGGAAGGACAGGCACCGCGTTGACTTGCTCCGGACAATCTTAGCCTGCAGAAGCAAATGTCAGGCTGGTCCTGGCCTGGGCAGCCCCGGTGCTGCTGCGGCTCCCCCAGACCCACACACCAGGTCAGCCAGCGGCGAGAGGTACATGCTGATGGTGAAGACGCTGCAGAAGAGCCCCAGGCGCACCAGGCGTGTCTGCGTGTCAGCAATCAGGAGGGTGAAGTAGCCGtagccagcagccagcacggCCAAGAGCAGCAGACTCCGCAGCAGCACGGGgcgctggggtggggagggggtagACAGTCAGGGCAAGGGttcccctgcccacccaccgACCCAGGCAAGCTGGCCCCCACCTTCGAGGGGCTGTAGTAGAGGTATGCCAGCATGTAGAGGGTCTGCAGCGCTGCGCCGATGGCGTTGACAGTGATCAGCGTCCAGTCCTGCTTCAGGCAGCCGTAGCCCAACCAGCTCAGGTTGCTGCAGGGCGAACAGCCGGGCGCTCGCCTGGGGGCTTCTGCCTTCCCCTATTGCCATGTAACCCCCCCAGCCTGCATGTCTGCATGtgacaccacccccaccccaccccccccagggCTTGACCCCACTGTACTTGACATCGGTGGTGAGGAAGGGCAGGAACTGGATGTTCTCCACACTCTTGGTTGCCAACATCTGGCGGAGGTCGGACCTAGGGAGAGTGGAAGGGAACAGTCTCTTGGGTGCCAGTGCCATGGCGGGGGGGTcatgcagtgctgggggggctACAATCCCTGTGGACAGCAGGCAACCCCCAAAACATGCACCCTGAAATGCTCCCAGGCCCCCCACTGCACTTGTGACCacccctcctccagcccctaCTCCCTCAATGCCCCCTGCACGCCCAGCCCTCCCTGTCCTTTGCCTTCAGCTTTGtcaccccccaaccccagccccGCCAAACCGGCCCCAGTGGCTGCGACACTGCACCTCACAACTCCCCTGCCACTGCACATCAGACCCTGtgctgccccactgcagccccagccctctgcaccAGCCCCCCATGGCCCCCACTGCACCCCCCAAACTGGCTCCAGTGCCCTCCCCATTGCACCCCCAaccaccccaccagcccccccacTGCATCCCCAAGACTGGCGCCAGCGCTCTTCCCATTGCACCCCCAAAATTTCCCCATGGCCCCCTCTTCACCCCCAAACTGGCCCCGGTGCCCTCCCCATTGCACCCGCAAAATCCCCTCATGGTCCCCATTGAACCCCCAAACTGGCCCCGGTGCCCTCCCCATTGCACCCGCAAAATCCCCTCATGGTCCCCATTGAACACCCAAACTGGCCCCAGTGCCCTCCCCATTGCACCCCTAAACTGGCCCCGGTGCCCTCTCCATTgcacccccaaaaccccccatTGCACCTCCCAAACTGGCCCCAGTGCCCTCCCTGTTGCAACACCCCTCACGCCCCCATGGCCCCCATTTCACCCCCAAACTGGCCCCGGTGCCCTCCCCATTGCACCCCATCCACCCCCCCATGACCCCACTGCACCCCCAACCCGGCCGCGGTGCCCCCCGCTCGCCCCCGCCGCTCACAGCCCGGTCCCGAACATGGCCAGGGTGCAGCCCAGGCAGGCGGCGGCGAGCAGCGGGGCCATGCCGGGCCGCGCCACCGGGCCCCGGCAGCGGCGGGAgggaggcggggcggggcgggacgggACGCACTACCGGGGCGGGCCCAGCCGCGCCACCGGGCGGGCACCGAGCGGGCGGCCAGCGCCGTGCCCCGGCGCACCGGCCCGAGCAGCCCCGACACCACCGCGATGGGCTGGGTCCGAACCCATGGGGCAACCCCCACAGCGGGGtgggggacaccccccccccccccagccccggttTCCCGTGCAGggacaccacccccccccccgcatccCCTGGACACACACccactccccctccccagcaccacccAGGTTCCAtttccccagcaccctgcatcCCTGgatgctccctgctccccagcacccccctaccccacccccctccatcccacctccccagcaccaccccaCATCCCTGTGACCCCCGATTCCCCAGCACCCCTACATCCCTGTGACCCCACTAACTCACACATTGGGGGGGGGGTTTCCAATTGCCCTGTGACGCCCCAtttccagccccccccccccccaaccggGTCCAGCTAGGTtgtgccccctgcccagccccaggggctcTGGGCCCACCTCAACCccctcctggggctgggggtgtgtgtgcacgtgtgtcTCTGCACCCATGGAacagctgctggcccaggcGGGGACCCTCACCCTTGTGCCCAGGAGAGAGGggcaccccaccaccacccccagccgGGCTTTGTGTCACCAGATAAAACACCCGATAGTGCCAGCACATTGTGGCACTCTTCCACTTTCAAGCCCTCTGCAAACACCAGCCAATTAATTAATTAACCAGCACAAACACCCTGCATGGGCCATTCCTCTTTCCAAGGCCAGAGGAAATGAGACCCACAGAGCAGAGGACAGCCCCTcatgcccccccacccccagccccatgcacaTTCCACATGGTCTTGGTTATTTATTCAAGACAATCGTATAAAAACTCCTGTGTTAGAAAGCTGTACAAATTGGGGCAGGCAAAGCACCCCGCGCAGGGTGCCACTGCGGGTGCCCCCTCTGGCACCCAGCAGAGGGGATGGGGGGTCCAGGGTGGGGGCTGCTCTCGCCACCCCCACGTGCAGTGGGATgaaggatggggaaggggcACAGCACAGTGTGGAGGGGGATGTTTCCTACAGCCCCGCTCCGCTGGCTGCTGGGCATCCCGAGACATCCAGGCTCCCAGAGCCAGTGACACTGAAG
Encoded here:
- the SLC50A1 gene encoding sugar transporter SWEET1 isoform X1, whose protein sequence is MAPLLAAACLGCTLAMFGTGLSDLRQMLATKSVENIQFLPFLTTDVNNLSWLGYGCLKQDWTLITVNAIGAALQTLYMLAYLYYSPSKRPVLLRSLLLLAVLAAGYGYFTLLIADTQTRLVRLGLFCSVFTISMYLSPLADLAKIVRSKSTRCLSFPLTVTTFLASTSWTLYGLQLHDPYITVPNVPGIVTSVVRFWLFWRYPPGQDKPYRPLHA
- the SLC50A1 gene encoding sugar transporter SWEET1 isoform X2 — its product is MAPLLAAACLGCTLAMFGTGLSDLRQMLATKSVENIQFLPFLTTDVNNLSWLGYGCLKQDWTLITVNAIGAALQTLYMLAYLYYSPSKRPVLLRSLLLLAVLAAGYGYFTLLIADTQTRLVRLGLFCSVFTISMYLSPLADLAKIVRSKSTRCLSFPLTVTTFLASTSWTLYGLQLHDPYITPSAWHRADPHPASCVSHSRACD